TGCTTGTAACCTGATACTAGTATAAAACAGCGCTGCCTATTccaaagagagaatgaaagcaaATTACAAACATaattgggaaaagaaaaaatactccaCACTCCAATTTCTCAGGACCCAATAGATTTTATTTCAGGTGGGGATAAGGGACAAGCAGTGTGAagacagggaaggagagaaggaagtcTCTATGTTCTGAATGATTCCCTACCCCACTGTTGAGAGTGCCACATTCTGCCcttttacaattttaattaatttttactgGGACTTTGATAATACCACAGAAACCCTGTGGCTTCCCGTTAAAATGATTGTGTTACAAgccttatttttattagaaaagtgaaatttaacaaatatttttatttgtattattttgaagcatttcaCCAATTCTAGGTGGAAGCACTACATCATTGAATGGGAaatcaacaaatgaaaaatgaaaaaaaagattaCTTATCCATTCACAGTAAGCACAATTTTACTAGAAAGAGAGATAAACTTCAAAAAGACAGAACTAAGTCACATACAAGACTGTGTTCTTCTATATGCTACACATCAATTTGTAGTGGCACCAAAGTGTCGCCTGCTCTGCCTGAGGGAGCACTCCCCCTAGTGGTTTTGCATAGGAAATAAAGTTAAacttttattaaagtaaaaatgccTGGATCAAATAGAACACACATAAGGAGgaaattctttataaaataagtaCCTTGATGTTAGGGTGACTTAGAAACAATTCTTAGTCTCTGAATTCTAAATAGCTGAAGACATGCAgctaaaacaataatttttattttaattttttattgtttttgagacggagtcttgctctgtcacccaggctggagtgcaagggcgcaatctcggctcgctgcaacccccgcctcccaggttcaagtgattctcttgcctcagcctctcgagtagctggaattacagacacccaccaccacacccggctaatttttgtatttttagtagagacgggggtttcaccatgttggctaggctgatctcgagctcctgacctcagatgacccacccgccacggcttcccaaagtgctgggattacaggtgtgagccaccacgcccggcctaaaataatagttttaaatgtgcaaaaatatCCATCCTTACTGAGCTgatttatatttgtttcaaattctttttagattcaacttttaaaaaatacattaggccaggcgtggtggctcacacctgcaatcccagccttttgggaggccaaggtgggtggattgcttgagctcaggagttcaagattaccctaggcaacatagtgaaaccccgtctctacaaaaatacaaaaattagcagggcatggtggcatgcacctatagtcctaactatttgggaggctgagatgggaggattgcttgagcctaggtaGTGAACTGTGATCctacaactgtactccagcctgggcaacagagcaagatcttgtctccaaaaataaaaataaaaaaccttagaTCAAAATAAATTTAGAGCTAAATCATCAGAATTAAACAGTGACTAATAAGATGCtaacagaaaatctgaaattgGAGATTCTTTCATATAACAAAGTTCCTAAATGCCTATTATATATTAGGCACTGTTCTTTGTTCACACTagtaacaaaagacaaaaaaaataactATGCTATTTCACATTTAACAGTCTTTAGAATGTGGACTGATTAGATATTCTGTAAGTATCTTTTAggtttgttctgtttttggtGTTTAAACAAATAATATTCTGACAACATTTAGTAAATTAATATCTTTCCTTCTTGAAcacatacactttaaaaaattccaacTTCTTTTGTAGCCACTAGGCATGCTGAGATTGAGAGACTTATTAGTTATCAGGTACTGACCCTGGCCACCTCCCAAAATTGTCCATATGCCTGGGAAGCAGTGCCTGCCACTGTGCTGCAGTGGCCTCCTTGCAGCACACTTTGCTGTAATACTCTCCAAACCAATTTTCTCTAACACTATGTGACCTATATTGAGGTAGGGCATTCCAATATATCTTCCAATTTTGGTGAATATCACTGAATGGTTCTCAACAATTAATACTTTGGTACACTTTTATTTGGGGGAGGTGGTGGTCACAATGACTAGCATCAGTGGGTAAGGCCCAGAAAGGCTAAATGAATCCTGCAATGGGATGACAGTTTTTTATCCTAAAGAACCATCTCACTCAAAAGGCCAATAGTGCCGTCCACGAACGGACACTGAGCTGTTGTCACCTGGTACGGTAACAAAGACAGAAGCTTCACTGTACTCATGTAATTTTTGCTACTAGAGAGTAAGTCAGATAATTTtagtattgtattttattaaatatatttatatgccacaaaaattattttagtgaCAACTACCAGGAAAGTACAAAATCACTTAATAACTGGTTTTCTACATCTTGATTTGTCAAGAAACTCATAGGTAAATGGAAAGTAATAAGTACTGACTGCCGTTACTTACTACAGTGAACAGTTTTGAGAACAAGAAGAAAACCTGTAACACTGAAAATTGCTTTATATCCCGTTCACAGATCTCTTTAAAAggtctactttaaaaataaatcacataaaGAATTGTTCAGACTTGTTTAGTGATGCCTTAACTTCAGAACATTTGCAAGGAAATTACATGTAAAAGCAATTATCTCAATACAATTAAAtcctattaaagaaaaaaagtttcaggccgggcgcggtggctcaagcctgtaatcccagtactttgggaggccgaggcgggtggatcacgaagtcaggagatcgagaccatcctggctaacatggtgaaaccccgtctctactaaaaatacaaaaaactagccgggcgtggtggcgggcgcctgtagtcccagctactcaggaggctgaggcaggagaatggcgtaaacccgggaggcggagcttgcagtgagccgagatcgcgccactgcactccagcctgggtgacacagcgagactccgtctcaaaaaaaaaaaaaaaaaaagaaaaaaagtttcctattaaagaaaaaagtttcctttaaaccagtggttcccaaaatttagcatgcatcagaatctcctgagggaagcttgttaaaatacagaatgCTGGCCTCCTCCCCAGAGTTTGCTACAAGTTTGCAGGCCGTTCTGATGTTGGTGTGGGCacaacactttgagaaccaccactTTATGATCTAGTCTCTAGAATTCAAACTAATAAGCAATGCTCATATGCCTTTGCTTTTtctaatagtaaataaataaaagaacatttcagGTAGCTGCATCAAACTTTAAGCCTTTAGACTCTTGAAATGTTACACTGGCTCACATAACTGTGAGTTCAAAAGACAGAACTAAAGGACAGCCCTTAATAATCTATGACtacatgaaaacatttatttacatgcCCTCTACAAAACGTATTTAGAAAACACAGTAACTATTAGGTACACGACCTTGCTCCTATCTTCCCCATAGTGCTTCTTCTCTATAGAAAATCCAATATGAAATTATAAAGAGTACTGTACTCAGAATAAGAACTTCATCTGTCATAAATGTACACATAAATATCAGTGAATTGTCATACTCAAGACTCAAGATTCAGGAACTTCTTCATCAGGGCAGCAGTAATATTCCACAAAACATATTTGTCCATCTTCATTTCTAATCATATACTGTAATGAAAGGAAGCCTCTGTTATCTGTCCGAATAGATACCTTACAAGATAGGACTAATGCCTTTGTAGAGGGTTTCAGTAAAGAAATCTTGTAtctgtagaaaacaaaataaaaagctgttATATCAACACAGTGAACACTGCTCAGAACTCCCAAGGACAAAAAGTAGCAAAACTAAGAATAAAATCAAGTACTTAtccaatttgctaatattttctcttgatgtttttaaaattcatccacTGTTAGAACCCTACATCCCCTAGTAAGTCCAGCACtctactgtttatttttataaaatgctgtGCATTTTAATTAACAGAttgaaagtgtttttatttaacaGAAATCTGGTATTTAACCTCCTCTTTATCACCAATGGGAACCTCTATATTAAGAACTGACCTGTTGACTTGGGTCTGATTACAATGAAATGCTTCCATCAAATCAGAATCTTTGGGATAGTCAAGGTGGGAACTTCCTGCATTTCCAAAAGTAGATAACCTATAGAAAATGATTACCTCATTTATTCATTGGTCCAAAAATAAACCACATTAGGAtccaaataaagaaaacactTCCTAAGAAATTCATACTAGTGGAGGAAACAGACATGTACACAAATGCTTACAACACATGATAACAAGTACCATAATAAAGCTCCCACTAGAGTTCCGGGAGTTCAGGGCAACTAATCAACGGCTTTGAAGAAAATCAATTGTAAAAGGAAAAGGGTAGCGGACACTTTAATTTCATTACCCTAATCCTACTCTGAAAATGACTCTTCCTCATCCTTAAGTCAGAAATATATAATGGGAGAGAGAATTGAGGACTGATGGAAGACCTTGATCTAAGTCAACTGCAACCCTTAGGTCTGTTTCCAATCCTACACCGAGGAATTACAGCTTTTCTGTATCTTAGACTGCTCTCAAGGCTATTTCACGGTTTTCCTCACTTGGTAACACCAAAAGTTATTTGTAGACAATTTGTAAGTGTTAATATGCTGATTTAATCTGCAAGAACTTCTGAAGCATTTGCTGCAGGGTTAGCACATTGCTAACTATTATATGAGCATGGTGATAAGATCCAGGTTGGTTTTCTCTAAGCTCCATTTCTGCCCCCCATCTTCCAGGTGTTGGTTTTCCTGGGgtccatcttttctttcttctaatataatctctctctctgaCCCGTCTCATCCATGCCCAGCCATGATGATGGTTCCCAAATCTAAATTTCCAGTCTAAATGGATCTCCTGAGCACCATAACTATGCATCCAGCTACTCCCTAGTGTCACAGGTACTTAAAATTTAACATATCCAGGAAAAAA
This DNA window, taken from Macaca fascicularis isolate 582-1 chromosome 6, T2T-MFA8v1.1, encodes the following:
- the RAD1 gene encoding cell cycle checkpoint protein RAD1 isoform X3 — protein: MCYQGYGYPLMLFLEEGGVVTVCKINTQEPEETLDFDFCSTNVINKIILQSEGLREAFSELDMTSEVLQITMSPDKPYFRLSTFGNAGSSHLDYPKDSDLMEAFHCNQTQVNRYKISLLKPSTKALVLSCKVSIRTDNRGFLSLQYMIRNEDGQICFVEYYCCPDEEVPES